A section of the Malania oleifera isolate guangnan ecotype guangnan chromosome 2, ASM2987363v1, whole genome shotgun sequence genome encodes:
- the LOC131149452 gene encoding inositol 3-kinase has translation MARDQREPDAAAAPCRSLVVGNYCHDVLMRDGVVLAETLGGATSFICTVLDGLSIPSHCIAKVGSDFAYPVSHSPVAVPSSATTLFHAHFFSELQSDAHGDRVLKRVRACDPISPSDLPESRFAFGMAVGVGGEISPETLERMLDICDVVLVDIQSLIREFDPSDGTVKLVNLKESGFFHLLPRVGFLKASEEEAPFLDVEEARKCCCVIVTNGEDGCTVYWQGEEWRISPFPTVQVDPTGAGDSFLGGFVSGLVEALAVPDAALLGNLFGSLTVSQIGLPKFDSGILQRVKDEVQRRKMQYIGCNERRKNSDMNFTKPVGHKQFHASLSTARLISASLTEDCQWDLQDSTPKAVEESMHPQCSGQQRLSINTVYEEPIQSVDGRP, from the exons ATGGCGAGAGACCAACGAGAACCCGATGCCGCGGCGGCCCCCTGCCGAAGCCTGGTGGTCGGGAACTATTGCCACGACGTCCTAATGCGCGACGGCGTCGTTTTGGCCGAGACCCTAGGCGGCGCCACCTCCTTTATCTGCACCGTCCTCGACGGCCTCTCCATCCCCTCCCATTGCATCGCCAAAGTTGGGTCGGACTTCGCCTACCCGGTGTCTCATAGCCCGGTCGCTGTGCCCTCGTCGGCGACCACTCTCTTCCACGCCCATTTCTTCTCGGAGCTACAATCGGATGCGCACGGGGACCGGGTCCTCAAGCGGGTCCGGGCCTGCGATCCCATTTCCCCGTCAGATCTCCCCGAAAGCCGATTCGCCTTCGGAATGGCGGTCGGCGTTGGGGGAGAAATATCTCCGGAAACCCTAGAGCGGATGCTGGATATCTGCGATGTTGTGCTTGTTGACATTCAGTCCTTGATTAGAGAATTTGATCCTTCTGATGGAACTGTGAAGCTTGTAAATTTGAAAGAGAGTGGATTCTTCCACCTGCTGCCGCGAGTTGGGTTTTTGAAGGCTTCGGAGGAGGAAGCTCCGTTTTTGGATGTGGAGGAGGCAAGGAAGTGCTGTTGTGTTATTGTGACGAATGGGGAGGACGGTTGCACGGTGTACTGGCAGGGTGAAGAGTGGCGCATTTCGCCTTTTCCGACTGTTCAGGTTGATCCTACAGGTGCTGGAGATAGTTTTCTCGGCGGATTTGTTTCTGGGCTGGTTGAGGCATTGGCTGTGCCTGATGCTGCTTTGTTGGGGAACTTGTTTGGGTCGCTGACTGTCAGCCAAATTGGGCTGCCCAAGTTCGACTCAGGGATATTGCAG AGAGTCAAGGATGAGGTGCAGAGAAGGAAGATGCAATACATTGGCTGCAATGAAAGAAGAAAAAACAGTGATATGAACTTTACAAAGCCAGTTGGACACAAACAGTTCCATGCATCCCTTAGCACAGCCAGACTAATATCCGCCTCCCTCACCGAGGACTGTCAATGGGATTTACAAGACTCTAC